The sequence gtactttagtcctaggttacaatagaCAGCTGTAACCGTTATAAATGATGTCTGAaatgaagttttagtgttaatcctggttcttatgacagacACCCAAAAActtttggctgggtttacaatgataaagtatacagttccgacttacatacaaattcaacttaagaacaaacctacagaccctacaggactgcctgtataggaatgGATCAGGACCAGTCTCTGCCCTTTAGTATGATAAATAAAACTTGAGTCTGATTGTACGGAATGAAAATAACTGGAACCCAAATGTTCTGTTATAGATTTTATAAGTGATAAGTtaggtttgttttttattgtaatggAAAAACCACTTTGGTTTCTTCTActactttttgtgtgtttttgtctcTATTGAGACAAATTATTTTCACCTGAGACAAATGTCTTAGATGAgaccaaaaaaatagaaaaaaaaaacaaagtgggATAAATCCCCCTATATTGTTACGTACTTCTTAAGAGTCCACATGTAAACTAAACTATAAACTAATAGAAATAACTAAGGTAGATAGCTAGTAGAGGATAGATTGACCTTGAAAAGAAAGACAGAAATAACTTttcttgtatatacatacagggcTTAAGGAAATCCAAGACCACTTTGATGTACAGCTGTGACACATAACTGTGACATTGACACTTATTCTGTTCCCAGACATGAGGCTGCTGCTACTTTCAAGGAGTATGGTATTGTAAAAACCAAAATTCAGAAGGCTGAAgccaatagatagatatatggttagaagatagatagatagatagatagatagatagatagatagatagatagatagatagatagatagatagatagaatagaaaTAGACAAATAGAGCTAGGTAGATAGATGTGCAGGTAAAAGTACATTTTAATATAATTTCTTGTAGAAATATTAAATTAGGAAACAGGACTGCAAATGCAaagtaattttattatttatcctGTGAATAATGTATTCATACACCTGGTCATATTTAAGTATATAAACTTAATTTCATATTATTGAGCATATCATACTCAATAAACATCTGATACCCCATTAGAGAGGCTAACATAATACACATATCTCCAGATACTGGACTCctacatacatatagatatattcATATCTAATCAATTTGACCTGTATGTCCCATTTTCTATGAGACTTTAATGAAAGATCATCATTATTACATCATAGTTGTAATACATTACAATGGCTCTTTTCAGAATAGAAAAGATAACCTTCTGCTATTTCAGAATCAGAGACATCCTTCTCCATAGGTAAAAAGGATGATCACCATTATACCAACATTATACATATAAGGCATCAGAAATAAATAATGTACATAGAAATAGGATAATCCCATTTGGGATTCCTATACTAATAGCTGGTTCCCAAGCACAAACTCTTCTTGGAAGACTTCGGAGAACCAGGTGAAACCTGGGACTCTCTGTAATAATATAACATAGTTATAAATGCTgcaatacattgtatatatataatatatcaaaatatataatatatcaaaatataaggtAAAGGTAACAGACAGCTCATAAGTCTCTTGATGCTTGTCTCTTAGTGCAATATATTCATCTCTGTGCAATGGAATTCAAAGTCTCCAACAGTCCCAAATAATCATAGTCCATGTTACCAGGGTCTCCACATTGCTCTGATGTTACTATGATTGCTGGGAGTCTGGTAAATGGGAGATAATGGAGGAGATAAAGCCGCGTATTTCATCATGTGAGCCCCagggagattctgcagcagctgagtctgGAGCTTGGTCTCCTGGTGCTGAGATAGGAAAGTGATGGAGTCCTGGACACAGCTGGAGTAGCCTTCTCTCTGGGCTTGGCTGGAGGTTGTACCATCTAGAACAGAAGAGACATACATGTCAGCGACAGCGTCCATCACCTGCTACAATCTCCTCTCAGTAAGAAACAAATGAGATGTGTGAGGAGCTGGGACAAGACACTTACTTCTCTCTGCCATGTGCTGCTGCAGGAGGGTGACCGTCATCTCCAGGATATCGGCTTTCTCAGGTTTGGAGGGGAGCTGATGTCTCTGAAACTCCTTCTCCAGTAAGATGCGCAGCTGCTCGATGCTGCTGTTAATGCGATCTCTCCTCATCTTCTCTATCACCGGTTTTCTCAgctatagaaaaataaatatatcattatTACAATGCTCTCATATCCATATAgtccaaaatgtatttattttaattatgtaAATCAGCATAGAGACTATAGACACAACTCTGTGCACAATGACTGAAGATGACAATTATTAATATTGTATCAGCATTACCATTTAGACTACTAATGCATATGCTGTGACACACTAGGTACACTGTGAATAAAGAGAGGATCTTACCTTTCTGAGGCCACCAGTAGCCTGATGATCCAGGGTCCTCATATCACATGGAGCCATGGTGCAGTGTCGGGGGGTCTGTAGTCTTGTGCTGTGTGAGGCAGTAGCTGTCTGACTACTAGTGAGCAGCCgcccctctatatacccctctgCCTGCACAACAATGTGTGGAGAGCGGACTTACAAGAGGTTCCCACACTCAGTAGCCAATCACATAGCAGCGGGGACAATAGACGTGTGTCCATCTGGAGCCTCTAATACAGGAGATAATGGAGGCTGCCGGGGGCAAGCTGTGTGCTGGGAGTGTGGGAAAGACCTGTGACAAGATGCTATCTGCAGTGATGACATATTGCCCAGGACAAGGATGGGATTAATAAGTGCACCTAAAGTCATTGACAGAGCAGCAATTTTATAGAAATGTTATTTTTTCTATGGTATCTATCAAATTGGGTACAATTAGCTTTCTCTTTATTAACATTTATCTATCTTCTTATCATTTATCTAGATTTAGACTGATCTggctttattaatatttttctctCTATTTAATATTTATGTATCCATCCAAAACCAATGACAGCCCAAGTCATCTGTCTCTAAACTGAAATGATCATATTAGAAGAAGATTGTATAACATTGTCAGAAATAaatggtatctatctatctatctatctatctatctatctatctatctatctatctatctatcatctatctatccatccatatatcatgtatctatctatctactctcaggaacaggcagcactccaaggtagttAAAAAAtcagggtgtctttattccatacggcgacgtttcggtgacgcagcacctttatcaagcatagtatctatctatctatctatctatctatctatctatctatctatcataaacAGTGGCATAGCTAGTAGTTGTATAAGTGGGTGTCCGCCTGAGAACCTGGCTTGGCTCTATATAATCAATATAATAAGAAAAATAGCGGCACTCCAAAAATCATGAAACAAAATCTGCAGACTTTATTCCATTGTGCTGCGTTTCAGCCTAATCTGAAgaaaggcttgagaaaggcttcagaTGAAGCTTAAACTTTGCACTATGGAATTAAGTCTGCAGATTCTGTTTCATGATTTTTGGAGTGCAGTAAtttttcttctatctatctatctatctatctatctatctatctatctatctctattcaCCCAGTAGTAAGTCGCACTATAGGCATCTGCTATATTACAGGATGTCTGAGCAGCCTCAGGTCTGGGAACATTATAGGTGTCAATGTCACAGTTATGTGTCACAGCTTTACATCAAAGGGCACACGTTGGAATCTTATTCCACTGGCAAtagacatgaccatggactgttaCACATGGTATAGCTATATTAAGAGTGGGTGAAATACAAGGATACCTAACCTTTTATATAGCCCTGCTAGCACATTGATGTCTGGAGGTATAACGGTTCTTGGAAATGATTGGCCAGTAATTGTTGGGAGCAGATTTTGGGTTAGGACTCAAGACCACAAAGTAACAAAACCCTGAAACTATCTAAAACAAGTTATAAGGAATGTTTTTGGTGAATGATATACATTAAGCCAATGATTTAGTTGAGTATTTACAGATTTATTGCACTTGTATAAATTTTATCCATCTGTCTTATACGAACATCTTTTGATGAAAGTCTCCTAAAATAATGTTTCACTATTTTACGGAGTCCCTAAACCTTACCCATAAAAGTTTTAAGCTTGAAATTTACACCATAACCCATTTAACCATCCAGCATTTTCCATAGTGGGGGGTACTAATCTGTTTGCAACATTCATAAACGTTGTGGTCATCTCATCAGATCTGGTAAGTAATGTGGACTGATGGCTACAATTATGTCAACATCTGGAACCCCCATGGGTTCCACTTCTATGCAAATACGAATGTTCATCCCAATGGATTTTTCAAGTGTCtgaaaaataaaaggaaacctttatTTACAGCAGAAATTGATCATCTATTTCTTATGTTTTAACCACTGAGAAATTCCATAAACAATGTCAAAGGTCAGACTTCTGCACTGAACATTTTAAGCTATTGGCTCTCTATATTTATGGGGGAAAAGCAATTTAGATGATGCAGCGCAAGAATGAAGGACCCTTTTTCAGCTATATGGAATTTAATTCAAGCATATTCTTCATGCATGCACAATAGTGACTACTATGTGCCCAGACATTGTTATAAAAGGGTCCTGCATCCTTGTGCTGAATCATAAAAATAGCTTTTTCTGCATTTACTTGACATGTTGGTCATGTGTGGATCTGAGCTGCAACTGGAGAGGCCCCCTTTCTTTGAACCACTAAAAATGAGTGATAATACACATTTTTTTGTCTTCAAGTTGTGCTTTAATCTTCATAGCCATACCCATTCAGACCTTTCTTAGGTGAAGGATAACCGTGAAGTAGCAATTTATTTTTGAGACATAGATCATATATTTCTTATATTATCCCTGGAAATCCAGGTAGGTCACTGATTGTGACTGAAGCAGCACCTCCAGAACTTCCAGTATTGTAGGGGGAACAATTATTCATGGATTAACTTAAACCCATGACCCAATCAcgacagcagcagagcagcagaGCAGCTCCTATGACAGAGGAGCCTTTGAGCTACTGTGCGGCACTTGATGCATTTGCTAGAAAAGCTACAGTCAATGAAACATCTAATGTAATTGATTGGGTTATAGCTGGGGTGTAGTAAAGGGGTGTTGGTTACAAGGTCCAGGGCAACAAGCCTTGGTTGGTCTGTGAATAATTGAGCATGCGCCATACAGATTTCATGGACAAATCACAAGTCCCGTCCTCTGCATTGTGGGCAGCTGAAGGAAATTCAGCCAGCACACAGTCCATGATTCATGAACCAACCATCCTTTCCCCTGGGGGAAGGAAAGCCTAGCTAtagctctgggatataattatAGTATATTAATTCTGTCAGACCCAATGCCAGGGTATATAGAGAATTGTAACACTCTGTCTGGGTTAATATAACATAGCCCATTCATTTGTTATTTTTTGTATGTTATATTCACTGGTTCCAGATGAGTACAATGTATACAAAGGTATACAGTAAGGGAATGTGcacacaaagtttttttttacttttttaacaagGATGGCACATTTACCATgacaaaaaaaagattttttttcattgtagagttttaaatttgaataaatatataatacattcgAATACAGTCCAAGTTGATTCAGGTGACCATTTTGATAAATGTCATTAGAAAGATTAAAAACCTTGTCAAAATCTGTAACAAATGCATCACAAAAGTTTGTTTCCATTTCAAAATTATCATCTTAAATctttgcttaaaggacatctaccaccagggggaaggattgtaagccaagcacactgacatacaggtgtgtgccaactctggcaggatttgctcttcctttagcttgttatgtcctggtttttacaaataaatgcttttaaaatatgcaaatgagcatggggGGGGGTCAAAGCTTtatagttgttaatggagcctggaacccctcaggttcatttacatagttttcaaaactctttttttcttaaaaacagggacattgaaagcttaaagaagagcagatcctgccagaaggggcgcacaccagtatgtcagtgtacttggtttacactccttcatcctggtagtagatgtcctttaaaaacttGTATATTCTGAAAGTGCTGTTTTTCAGTTCACAAAATTGTAAACATAACCAAAGATATATATACTGCCAGGTATAACTACCAAATAGATACCTTTTTCCCTGTATTTTAGGATACATCTCAGCCTTTCAACAGAGGTATGTATCTGGAGATGCACAAATGGGAAGAAGGAGTGTACACATCTTCCTGACACAAGACATCTACAACGTGCTACCACACACCCATGACAGACAGCAGAGCTGTGAGGAGTCTCTGACTACTGTCATTACATCCACAGCTATAAATGGCACCTTCTATCTCCCCACACACTTTCCCATCATTTGCTGCAGCTGACATGTCTTAATAATTGCAGTAAGTGTGCCGACAATTGACAAGTTACTGTGAAGCACACTCCATGTCTCACTTACCCACGTCCTGTCAGCTGCTCCCAGGCATTCCTCAGATTGCCAACTATTTGCTTTAATGTTgcagggataaaaaaaatacattctcCTTGTTTAATTCAATCCCTGGGGTCCAATGTTTGATCTTGAAATATAACCTAAAATCCAAAGAGGTATGTGTTAGGAAGAGATAAAGATATATAAACgggaatgatagatagatagatagatagatagatagatagatagatagatagatagatagatagatagatagatagatagataccattTATTTCTGAGCATGTTATACGACCCTCATCCTACATGCTCATTTCAGATAAGAAACAGATGACTTGGGATGTCTTGGTTTCTATATGTATGAATTATTCCGCATAATAATGTGTGGAGCACTGGCCTGAGTGCAGTTCTCACACTCTACATCCAATCAGATGAATCACAGGGGACACAATAGATTTATCTGTCATGGTCCATTATCAGACTGTGACACTGGTGGGGAACATCTGGGACTGTTAATAACACTGACCCTGACAAAATTAACTAGAAACAACTTACTTATGTAATAAATCTATGTATCAATATTTTTTAATCATTTCCTTTTGGATGTATACTAAAAGATTTGCAGTGGCTATAATGAATATGGACTAAGTGCAGTACTAGggagagagttgaaatgagacccACAAATCTGGATTCATTGTATTCATTCTGTTCTCTTTTAAGGACATTATATCTTATAAAAGTTTTATTCCTTTTTGTGTTTCTGAGATGAGCACCCCCATAACTCCATGGCAGCCTCTTATCCCTACCCTACATATAAGTAACATACTTGATGGTAGCACCAAATACAATGTTCCTTTGGGAAAAATAGAAATCTTATATCTTCGACCAGCTTCAGAAAATCTTACTTGTGAGAGGGGGTCGTAATTAATCTCAAAAAAATTCTAGTGGAAGCCAGTGCTTCTTTAAAACTTCTGTATAGTTGCAAACATCAACACGTTACGGGTGCAATACACTCTTCATCTCTGCTCAACTGAGTGCTGGATTCAACTACTTGTATCGTCTGTTTGGAAGGTGTATGTTGCCTACAGCCAAAGGGACTAGAATTCTTGTGAACTAGTGAAATCACTTGTGAAACACGGTGGAGGGCAAGTTTGGTGATCTTTATTCAGCTTCATTACTGCAACTGTTACAAGACCCATCTAAGGGTTTTCCAGCAAGCAACATTTTATCTATCCAACGTTTTATCTATCTACATTTTATCTATCCAACgcataggatatatatatattaaaaaatttcTTTCCCGATAGATGGGTGTCCATATGTAAATTAACAACTCCATTTCAGCTCCCAAGTGACCAGAAACCTATCTTCTATTGTTTGAGTAGGAGGTAAGTGTTGTTCAAGAGATAATCATTGAATAATGGAAAGTTCTGCAactcttgtaaaaaaaaactctacGTTTATATTCCTCCTTACATTTTCCTACTGTGATTAAATGGGAACACTCTTTACATCCTACCACTGAATATCTCTACAAGTATATTAGTtatgttattaatattattttacatttaaGCAACCAATCACTTGAAATCCCCAAATTCTGCAAATGTACAGAATTCTTATATACAGTTGATAAAGTCCATAACAGGACTTCTTAGGAGCTGCACCGATTTTCTTGAATGTGCTATGTTGGACACTCCGACACATTCCCTAATCACATCACTTCTCTTGTTTACTCTCTTTAAACTAACCCTCTCTATTTACCCCTCTCCTCCACACATAATGTATATCTTGGGGGATCTTTAAACCCCTAACACCccatgtcccccttcatcctgttCCGCATCACCCCTGCCACATCTCCTACAATCCCATATTCTTaaaatgctttggcaatgctaaTTTCTCTATGGGCCTGCCAAGAAGGCTTCTTTGATAAGATTTTATTTGGTTGACATAAAGGACATAGAGCATCATTGAAAATAAATTCCTTTCATTCTTCCCCCTGCAGCTCTTTCTCCTGAACGTGAGATCTCCCTCCCCAGTATCTGTGAAACTGTTCTTTATGACAGGTAATAAGAGTCCTCACAATAGAAAGCCAGCGGCACCCGCTTGTGAAAGTGTGTGTCTATTATCCAAAGCAGACTATGTGACAAATGTTCCTTCCATATCAAAGGAAGGAGACAAAACCATTAGCTCCCAGACTGGTCAGGCTGAAGTATCTGATCTCTGTAGACAGTGGCTGGTCCCAGTAATAAGAATCAATGTTCAGCAGATGTACTTTACAGGCAATCCCCGACCCAACCAAAATTTTCAAAATCCAGTTAACACAAGGACTAAAAAAAGAATTGGTTGTAGATacaatataccagttccaacttacatacaaattcaacttaaagggaacctaccaccccgattctacctataaaggtagaaggggtggtaggtggatggatgggacgtgaggatagcccttttttgggctaatcttcacatcccgggtgtcttttacaaaactttattacatgtatatgctaaattttttatgcggctattggggcgtggagtagccggacatgaggctactagtcgcggcaactccacgccccagtagccgcgttactccccctaccagataatcttcggagattaccaggagctgcgcgccctcgtccggggcccctgcgttctgcgcatgcgcagtagttccggccccggagccgtggCCGTGcggccgaaggcctgcgttctgccccggacgagggcgcacagctaccaaGAGCTGCGAGCCGAAGATtgcctggtaggcggagtaacgtggctactggggcgtggagtagccgcgactagtagcctcatgtccggctactccacgccccataaaaaaattagcatatacatgtaataaagttttgtaaaagacacccgggacgggaggattagcccaaaaaagggctatcctcacgtcccatccatccacctaccaccccttctacctttatagggtgCACAGCGCCGTGCGGGATTATTGTATTGTATGGTCTTCTTTACTCATTCTCTTTGGTCTCTGGCCCTCCAGTAAAGAATATAGGTACAGCAGTGAAAATTTCAAACAATTTTCACTTTAGCTTTAAAAGACATCAATCTACATAAAAATTAGCTGGTCCACTAATCTTCATTTAATGATCCAAGCCTCATCCTCTTGACTTGTAGTACAAGGGGTTACTGGACCCCAGGCCAATGATTAAGTGTTGAATCCAGCATTAGTGCCCGTGACAATCATTAAAACATCcttttaaaatatacaatttgtGCATAGGGGCCAATGGGCATCTAATAAGCCTGATCAATTGACTTTTCAACCCACGACTGGCTCCAGGAACATCTCATATATAAGTGAAGAAATTGAACCTATATCTgacacaacatatatatatatttatgatgtCAAATGTATGGAGTGCGTTTCCCTTGGGCAGTAATAAATCTGCAGATAGGCAGAAGCCCCCTCCCCTTATAGACCACAGGCTTTCCCACACACAGCAGGTATTAGATAGATGACACTGACAATAGGAGTGTGTCACATTTAACTGCTGAGGACAGTCATCACTAACATCTGGGgtggtaatataatagagggattCACTGACCAGCAGGAAGATAACTGTGGGAAAGACTCTGACTTGGAAGATGATCCCTAACTGAATTCAATGTTTTGCCTGACATCTGCTGAATGTAAATGGGACATAATACTCTGCTTCTTAGGTTTATGGTGACTTATATTAGTCTTGTCTTATTATATGACACAACTAATGGACATTCTTTTTTGCACTTTACATATAagaatacactgatatatacaatgGTATATCCTGTATGCAATTACACCACCCAACATAAGCAATTAATTGACCATGTTCATAATACTGTTCTATTATGCACAATGcatagaaactacaaccctcatcATGACCCAGCCATATGACACAGCTATAATACAGTTATACTGCATAATAATTATTGTACAGGGCACTACAACCTCTGCCTGTCTTTACATGACCCTGGAACATGAtatctatatagttttgtttacTCGCAATATTAAATGATCTATGGACATGACCATAACACAATTGACCATATCCCTTACACATAAGAGTACACATCAAAATATGACCATAGAACAATGGTGTACATAGATGGTACTCACTATGACTATGGTCACTCATTCTGTTCTCAGAAGAGTAATGTACATACACAGATTACCTGGACATAATGATACATTTGCAGTATTCATATGTACAGTCCTCTATTAGAGCCAGTGTTGCTCCCATTTACAAAACAAAGCTGTGACAAAGCCCCCCTAGAATAATTGCAGATAAGCCTGGGAACCCTGCTAGCACAGAGGTGTGGAAGTGTGCCCAGCACCTTGTCACATCAAAGCCAGGGAAGGATGTTTTCCTATGTCTCCTGGGGGTGAAGATGGGACACATGAGATTGTTCTCTATTGTAGCTCTATATGACAACACCACAAGCTGAAGTAACAAGATTATACAGATTGAACATATTCCctaaatatatgtttatattaaGGTTTGTATATACTATGGTCACAAATGCTCCAAAGCCGGCATTTGCTTGTATAATGGCTAACtaggggtctgtatacagtgaatTTCTACAACTTGTTTCCAATACTCACTACATGTAATAggcccttaaaagggttttcaggGTTTCAGGTTTTCAGTTTTTACTGACAAATCTATACAATTTGTCACCAATATCATGTGCATGTGGTATCACGAGTCTGGGCatcggacccccaccaatctcatACTGATAACCTATTGCAAGGAATTTAATAGTGTGTTACATGTTAAAGGACTAATTAATCTGGAAGCCAACATGTTACCTCAATATGATGGGTATGAGGCAGTGTCAATTAAAGTTGGTATTCTTCAGAGGCGTAATTTGAGGTGGTACAGAGGGTGCTGTCAGAGCCggacccaagaggcttaggggtgtcattttcccatatgagaagactactactaataatataataataataataattcctttatttgtatagcgcacaaagattacgcAGTGCTTCATAGAGCTTGCCTAATCAGTGCTATGAACCAttcattatagttgggggcctggcatagactttgcactggggcccatcagctttaaaTTAGGCAACAGGTGTTCTTTATACATAAAGAGGAGAAAATAGCCTAACATATAGGTTGGGATTATGGGGAGTAAGGAGTTAATAAGGTTCTGAAGTAATATATAATTTACTATGCTATTTCACTCCATTCATACCATTTAAACggagcctgtcaccagattttaacacattggggcacatttacttacattcccaggGAAGTTCACAgagagtgcattgtctgacaataatgcactatgctgcgattcactaagatcatgtgcccgatatcctgcatgtgtcgcctccctgctcatgtccaacagagttcaccatcttttaagtggtgcacataagtgcattagcttgcaacacaatttgaaagttaaatcccgcgtgcagtccgaatcagtcggatcgtccaacttgtgttgcatggaagccagcgcagctgcaccaagaagcgatcgcgtgcgacacaatgtcAGTGCAGACACCTTCTGAATACctctccaagccgtgcaatccccaaaaacagcGAACAGTCCGCCGAAAGTGTGATGCGAGACCCTTAGTAGATTAGCCTCATTAAACTACTAATCACCTCATGTGGGGTATGAAATGTGTAGGTttttctccaaagtcatgtgaaaatgagcagagaagagtcatatttgcctgaaatgagtcaagtttgtATGCTGCAtttggagtgtcacttcagacacccctatctttggttctaaacATTTGGTGTCATATGAAtgaaaagaatctcatctttcagattgcttCAAGCTTTTTATCCTGTGATGTATAGAACCACATATTTAGGCAACTAAAACCATAGGTGAAAAGCTGCACATAAAAATCCATTTCCAACCTTTTTGTTATCTGTCTGTATATCTGGTTTTGTAGCTCACAAAccaacaagcctgatgtgatttgaAGGAAGATATTGTTATCGTTAATATgccaccaaaagcatgtttctaagtTCTATAGAAAGGTTGTCTGAAGTTACAATCCccatgcagcctctaaaagtgactcatctgagGCAAGAATTACTCTTCTTGGCTCATTGGAGGAGTGACATtggaggagggtttttttttataggcaaacAGGTAAGATTTTGCATAAAAACAGAAATACTATTaagtttttctaataaaataattttaaacctATGGTATGTGCTAAATTTTGTTTTATAGATGTGCTGTCTTTAATATGATGATGAAATATGCCTTTGTACTTTCTTTTCTGAACTTTTAGTACAATTtattaagtaaaaataaaaggGTTGTATATTATTTCTCTTACCACTTCTATATTTATCAATGAAAAGTGTGTTACACCTTTAGCCCATATTTCCCTATTTCCTGAAAGAtatgataatcctttattagtcccacagtggggaaattcacagcgttacagcagcagagagggtacagagaatgaagtacaaactatgacaacaataatattagggataaatgaacaaaaagaaaaggggg comes from Engystomops pustulosus chromosome 6, aEngPut4.maternal, whole genome shotgun sequence and encodes:
- the LOC140065710 gene encoding transcription factor HES-5-like, whose protein sequence is MAPCDMRTLDHQATGGLRKLRKPVIEKMRRDRINSSIEQLRILLEKEFQRHQLPSKPEKADILEMTVTLLQQHMAERNGTTSSQAQREGYSSCVQDSITFLSQHQETKLQTQLLQNLPGAHMMKYAALSPPLSPIYQTPSNHSNIRAMWRPW